One segment of Scomber scombrus chromosome 3, fScoSco1.1, whole genome shotgun sequence DNA contains the following:
- the LOC133977402 gene encoding LIM domain and actin-binding protein 1-like: protein MESGQFSRKSWATHSLRITAKELSLSGRGKNNAIAERFSKYQRAAEESSAEKKKGSFESASPSLRSRNLSALKKRWEQAGTTDQVKSSTNPSPVQSSSRCTPVALTRQTPISENPPPLKRPGQLTAQEGQHTASCAQKPSAAAPAGEEQRGMDRDELTHNERPEKLEEQVPTSPCASYEKPQVPLNNLKMRFEKGEENTGKSGRTTLRSNSSEEMDQHSVTDRVLEKTSLREKMAKYQAAVTKQVPAQAGLAPEVPTPKTSAPVNEKPVPECNGKSSEPAKASRKFCPTVKEICIACLKTVYPLERLVSHQHVYHKACFRCVHCSTKLSLGNYASLHGNVYCKPHFSQLFKAKGNYDEGFGYRPHKEMWEPRANGDEGEEVVKPKEPEVPAAVTRSVESISDKEPTPPVETSLQVKVTDMTTKLETRVQSHASSGEKHQSAEKPAEKRRLRIAWPPPAGEGQSGTGALSPVTEGAASGRSWRAKWPPEDDLPSSFQSSDRAELKGLRRSSSLKERSRLFTVAVKPAPAAGPGPREPRRPLKSLLEWRASLEEKSSSEEQPRENKPELQEVKQQEKKKQVTPQTSEDAASLSETISEEDVETVPKLQEDRDEQRGKEAADQRVVEEGSLRSISPDVSASPSPPLQPKQNRTSQDVGFWEEDKEGSDAEELSAEDIIKRNRYYEEEEDSDS from the exons ATGGAAAGTGGTCAGTTCAGTCGAAAGTCCTGGGCGACGCATTCCTTGCGTATCACTGCAAAGGAACTGTCCCTCAGTGGTCGAGGGAAAAACAATGCCATCGCTGAACGCTTCTCCAA GTACCAGAGAGCTGCGGAGGAGTCAagtgcagagaagaaaaaagga TCTTTTGAGAGTGCGTCACCCTCCCTGCGGTCAAGAAACCTAAGTGCTCTGAAGAAGCGCTGGGAGCAGGCCGGAACCACTGATCAAGTCAAGTCTTCTACCAACCCATCTCCTGTCCAGTCCAGCTCACGCTGCACACCTGTTGCCTTGACCAGGCAGACTCCTATCAGTGAAAACCCACCTCCGCTGAAGAGACCTGGCCAGCTGACTGCACAGGAAGGTCAACATACAGCCAGTTGTGCCCAGAAGccctcagcagcagctccagcaggTGAAGAACAGAGAGGGATGGACAGGGATGAGCTGACACACAACGAAAGACCTGAAAAGCTTGAAGAACAAGTTCCAACTAGCCCCTGTGCCTCCTATGAAAAACCTCAAGTGCCACTGAACAACCTGAAGATGAGGTTCGAGAAGGGAGAGGAGAATACAGGAAAG AGTGGCAGGACAACACTACGCAGTAATTCATCAGAGGAGATGGACCAACACAGTG TGACTGACAGGGTGCTGGAGAAGACCTCCTTGAGGGAGAAGATGGCAAAGTACCAGGCTGCTGTTACCAAACAAGTCCCTGCACAAGCT GGTCTGGCTCCAGAGGTGCCTACCCCAAAAACATCTGCACCTGTAAATGAGAAACCTGTACCTGAGTGCAATG GGAAGAGCAGCGAGCCAGCCAAAGCATCCAGG aAGTTCTGCCCAACGGTGAAGGAGATATGCATTGCTTGTCTAAAGACAGTGTACCCATTGGAGAGACTGGTGTCTCATCAGCATGTTTACCACAAAGCCTGCTTCCGCTGTGTTCACTGCAGCACAAAGCTCAG tcttggGAACTATGCCTCTCTGCACGGTAATGTATACTGCAAGCCCCATTTCAGCCAGCTGTTTAAAGCTAAGGGTAACTATGACGAGGGCTTCGGCTATCGGCCTCACAAGGAGATGTGGGAACCCCGAGCCAACGGAGATGAAGGTGAGGAAGTGGTGAAACCAAAAGAACCAGAGGTACCAGCAGCAGTGACACGCTCAGTTGAGAGTATCTCAGACAAAGAGCCAACCCCACCTGTCGAAACATCCCTGCAGGTCAAAGTTACAGACATGACTACCAAACTGGAGACACGTGTGCAGTCACATGCTAGCTCTGGTGAGAAACATCAGTCTGCAGAGAAGCCAGCTGAGAAACGCAGGCTGAGGATCGCCTGGCCTCCTCCAGCTGGTGAGGGCCAGTCTGGAACAGGAGCACTTAGTCCCGTCACAGAGGGAGCTGCTTCAGGCCGATCCTGGAGAGCCAAGTGGCCACCAGAGGACGATTTGCCGTCATCCTTCCAGAGCTCGGACCGAGCTGAACTGAAAGGTCTGAGGAGGAGCTCTTCTCTGAAGGAGCGCAGTCGGCTTTTTACAGTCGCAGTTAAACCTGCCCCTGCAGCTGGTCCAGGGCCCAGGGAGCCTCGTCGCCCTCTCAAGTCCCTGCTGGAATGGAGAGCATCACTGGAAGAAAAAAGCTCATCTGAAGAACAACCCAGAGAAAACAAACCAGAGCTGCAGGAGGTGAaacagcaagaaaagaaaaagcaggtgACACCTCAGACGAGTGAAGATGCAGCAAGTCTAAGCGAGACCATCTCAGAGGAGGATGTGGAGACTGTGCCTAAACTACAGGAAGACAGAGatgaacagagaggaaaagaagctgCAGACCAGAGGGTGGTTGAAGAGGGCTCCCTCAGAAGCATCTCCCCTGATGTCTCAGCATCCCCCTCTCCACCATTGCAGCCAAAACAAAATCGCACCTCCCAGGATGTGGGCTTCTGGGAGGAGGACAAAGAAGGAAGTGATGCTGAGGAGCTGAGTGCAGAGGATATAATCAAGAGGAACCGCTActatgaggaggaggaggactctGACTCATAG